From the genome of Sander lucioperca isolate FBNREF2018 chromosome 1, SLUC_FBN_1.2, whole genome shotgun sequence, one region includes:
- the LOC116036539 gene encoding girdin-like: protein MAQQEQSGTLRPVSDENTAHHRENEVLFRKNRDLQRQNGELRENIEGLREKFKYTRNSNKRALQIENEVLCTENATLRKDTDILHSEKKALCNEIEDVRKQNKEVQTKLKDLEIENKTLHQEIEELTLNNTLQKEVQRLNRSLKEQEVLPLLKQENQSLGQKINSLKEDIQEMNRRFQNEKDSMAQEHQTLQRDLQEAKEFVHNYYMTTQENEFINQQNHALKEEVKELKTKVGKGEEAILEKNTAIQEQAQELKSILQELKGFAHNYNEMSQENETLKEQIQELTNKLRDGEEAMRRNHETLQQEVQELKDIQQELKVFEHKYYTLKEENESTSKQRNILNKEVQTKLKDLEIENKTLHQEIEELTLNNTLQKEVQRLNRSLKEQEVLPLLKQENQSLGQKINSLKQEIQEMNRRFQNEKDSMAQEHQTLQRDLQEAKEFVHNYYMTTQENEFINQQNHALKEEVKELKTKVGKGEEAILEKNTAIQEQAQELKSILQELKGFAHNYNEMSQENETLKEQIQELTNKLRDGEEAMRRNHETLQQEVQELKDIQQELKVFEHKYYTLKEENESTSKQRNILNKEVQTKLKDLEIENKTLHQEIEELTLNNTLQKEVQRLNRSLKEQEVLPLLKQENQSLGQKINSLKQEIQEMNRRFQNEKDSMAQEHQTLQRDLQEAKEFVHNYYMTTQENEFINQQNHALKEEVKELKTKVGKGEEAILEKNTAIQEQAQELKVFYKN, encoded by the coding sequence ATGGCACAGCAAGAGCAGTCTGGCACTCTCAGGCCTGTGAGTGATGAGAACACAGCCCACCACCGAGAAAACGAGGTCCTcttcagaaagaacagggaccTTCAAAGACAGAATGGGGAACTCCGTGAAAACATTGAGGGCCTTCGTGAGAAATTCAAGTACACCAGAAACAGCAATAAAAGGGCCCTCCAAATAGAGAACGAGGTGTTATGCACTGAAAATGCCACCCTCCGCAAAGACACTGACATCCTGCACAGTGAAAAGAAGGCTCTGTGCAACGAAATTGAGGATGTTCGCAAACAGAACAAAGAGGTGCAGACTAAGTTAAAGGACTTAGAAATTGAGAACAAGACTTTGCACCAAGAAATAGAAGAACTGACCCTGAACAACACTCTGCAAAAAGAAGTTCAACGGCTAAATAGAAGTCTGAAAGAACAGGAAGTCCTTCCTCTATTGAAGCAAGAAAACCAGTCTTTGggacaaaaaataaatagctTGAAAGAGGACATTCAAGAGATGAACCGAAGGTTTCAAAATGAAAAGGATTCCATGGCACAAGAACACCAGACTTTGCAAAGAGATCTTCAGGAGGCCAAAGAATTTGTGCACAATTATTATATGACGACACAGGAAAATGAgtttataaaccaacaaaatCATGCCCTGAAAGAGGAAGTCAAGGAGCTGAAAACAAAGGTGGGTAAGGGAGAAGAGGCCATTCTTGAAAAGAATACGGCTATTCAAGAACAGGCTCAGGAGCTCAAAAGTATTCTACAAGAACTCAAAGGCTTTGCACACAATTATAATGAGATGAGCCAAGAAAACGAGACCCTGAAAGAACAAATCCAGGAGCTTACCAACAAGTTGCGTGACGGAGAAGAGGCCATGAGACGTAACCATGAGACTCTGCAACAAGAAGTGCAGGAGTTAAAAGACATTCAGCAAGAACTTAAGGTTTTTGAGCACAAGTATTACACATTGAAAGAGGAGAATGAGTCCACAAGCAAACAAAGGAACATCCTGAACAAAGAGGTGCAGACTAAGTTAAAGGACTTAGAAATTGAGAACAAGACTTTGCACCAAGAAATAGAAGAACTGACCCTGAACAACACTCTGCAAAAAGAAGTTCAACGGCTAAATAGAAGTCTGAAAGAACAGGAAGTCCTTCCTCTATTGAAGCAAGAAAACCAGTCTTTGggacaaaaaataaatagctTGAAACAGGAGATTCAAGAGATGAACCGAAGGTTTCAAAATGAAAAGGATTCCATGGCACAAGAACACCAGACTTTGCAAAGAGATCTTCAGGAGGCCAAAGAATTTGTGCACAATTATTATATGACGACACAGGAAAATGAgtttataaaccaacaaaatCATGCCCTGAAAGAGGAAGTCAAGGAGCTGAAAACAAAGGTGGGTAAGGGAGAAGAGGCCATTCTTGAAAAGAATACGGCTATTCAAGAACAGGCTCAGGAGCTCAAAAGTATTCTACAAGAACTCAAAGGCTTTGCACACAATTATAATGAGATGAGCCAAGAAAACGAGACCCTGAAAGAACAAATCCAGGAGCTTACCAACAAGTTGCGTGACGGAGAAGAGGCCATGAGACGTAACCATGAGACTCTGCAACAAGAAGTGCAGGAGTTAAAAGACATTCAGCAAGAACTTAAGGTTTTTGAGCACAAGTATTACACATTGAAAGAGGAGAATGAGTCCACAAGCAAACAAAGGAACATCCTGAACAAAGAGGTGCAGACTAAGTTAAAGGACTTAGAAATTGAGAACAAGACTTTGCACCAAGAAATAGAAGAACTGACCCTGAACAACACTCTGCAAAAAGAAGTTCAACGGCTAAATAGAAGTCTGAAAGAACAGGAAGTCCTTCCTCTATTGAAGCAAGAAAACCAGTCTTTGggacaaaaaataaatagctTGAAACAGGAGATTCAAGAGATGAACCGAAGGTTTCAAAATGAAAAGGATTCCATGGCACAAGAACACCAGACTTTGCAAAGAGATCTTCAGGAGGCCAAAGAATTTGTGCACAATTATTATATGACGACACAGGAAAATGAgtttataaaccaacaaaatCATGCCCTGAAAGAGGAAGTCAAGGAGCTGAAAACAAAGGTGGGTAAGGGAGAAGAGGCCATTCTTGAAAAGAATACGGCTATTCAAGAACAGGCTCAGGAGCTCAAAGTATTCTACAAGAAC
- the LOC118495372 gene encoding intracellular protein transport protein USO1-like, whose amino-acid sequence MSQENETLKEQIQELTNKLRDGEEAMRRNHETLQQEVQELKDIQQELKVFEHKYYTLKEENESTSKQRNILNKEVQTKLKDLEIENKTLHQEIEELTLNNTLQKEVQRLNRSLKEQEVLPLLKQENQSLGQKINSLKQEIQEMNRRFQNEKDSMAQEHQTLQRDLQEAKEFVHNYYMTTQENEFINQQNHALKEEVKELKTKVGKGEEAILEKNTAIQEQAQELRSILQELKGFAHNYNEMSQENKTLKEEIQELTNKLRDAEEAMRRNHETLQQEVQELKDIQQELKVFEHKYYTLKEENESTSKQRNILNKEVQTKLKDLEIENKTLHQEIEELTLNNTLQKEVQRLNRSLKEQEVVPLLKQENQSLGQKINSLKQEIQEMNRRFQNEKDSMAQEHQTLQRDLQEAKEFVHNYYMTTQENEFINQQNHALKEEVKELKTKVGKGEEAILEKNTAIQEQAQELRSILQELKGFAHNYNEMSQENKTLKEEIQELTNKLRDAEEAMRRNHETLQQEVQELKDIQQELKVFEHKYYTLKEENESTSKQRNILNKEVQTKLKDLEIENKTLHQEIEELTLNNTLQKEVQRLNRSLKEQEVLPLLKQENQSLGQKINSLKQEIQEMNRRFQNEKDSMAQEHQTLQRDLQEAKEFVHNYYMTTQENEFINQQNHALKEEVKELKTKVGKGEETILEKNTAIQEQTQELRSIVQELKGFVHNYNEMSQENKTLKEEIQELTNKLRDAEEAMRRNHETLQQEVQELKDIQQELKVFEHKYYTLKEENESTSKQKNSLELELQEAKNKVRLEKDFCAREQLKARQKEKALCDEVQTLQTHLKLKMEENEYFQREIQSLTESPEVQAFKVKTVADQINAEHVGKNAMHQKILTKSWLLYWCSSNL is encoded by the coding sequence ATGAGCCAAGAAAACGAGACCCTGAAAGAACAAATCCAGGAGCTTACCAACAAGTTGCGTGACGGAGAAGAGGCCATGAGACGTAACCATGAGACTCTGCAACAAGAAGTGCAGGAGTTAAAAGACATTCAGCAAGAACTTAAGGTTTTTGAGCACAAGTATTACACATTGAAAGAGGAGAATGAGTCCACAAGCAAACAAAGGAACATCCTGAACAAAGAGGTGCAGACTAAGTTAAAGGACTTAGAAATTGAGAACAAGACTTTGCACCAAGAAATAGAAGAACTGACCCTGAACAACACTCTGCAAAAAGAAGTTCAACGGCTAAATAGAAGTCTGAAAGAACAGGAAGTCCTTCCTCTATTGAAGCAAGAAAACCAGTCTTTGggacaaaaaataaatagctTGAAACAGGAGATTCAAGAGATGAACCGAAGGTTTCAAAATGAAAAGGATTCCATGGCACAAGAACACCAGACTCTGCAAAGAGATCTTCAGGAGGCCAAAGAATTTGTGCACAATTATTATATGACGACACAGGAAAATGAgtttataaaccaacaaaatCATGCCCTGAAAGAGGAAGTCAAGGAGCTGAAAACAAAGGTGGGTAAGGGAGAAGAGGCCATTCTTGAAAAGAATACGGCTATTCAAGAACAGGCTCAGGAGCTCAGAAGTATTCTACAAGAACTCAAAGGCTTTGCACACAATTATAATGAGATGAGCCAAGAAAACAAGACCCTGAAAGAAGAAATCCAAGAGCTTACCAACAAGTTGCGTGACGCAGAAGAGGCCATGAGACGTAACCATGAGACTCTGCAACAAGAAGTGCAGGAGTTAAAAGACATTCAGCAAGAACTTAAGGTTTTTGAGCACAAGTATTACACATTGAAAGAGGAGAATGAGTCCACAAGCAAACAAAGGAACATCCTGAACAAAGAGGTGCAGACTAAGTTAAAGGACTTAGAAATTGAGAACAAGACTTTGCACCAAGAAATAGAAGAACTGACCCTGAACAACACTCTGCAAAAAGAAGTTCAACGGCTAAATAGAAGTCTGAAAGAACAGGAAGTCGTTCCTCTATTGAAGCAAGAAAACCAGTCTTTGggacaaaaaataaatagctTGAAACAGGAGATTCAAGAGATGAACCGAAGGTTTCAAAATGAAAAGGATTCCATGGCACAAGAACACCAGACTTTGCAAAGAGATCTTCAGGAGGCCAAAGAATTTGTGCACAATTATTATATGACGACACAGGAAAATGAgtttataaaccaacaaaatCATGCCCTGAAAGAGGAAGTCAAGGAGCTGAAAACAAAGGTGGGTAAGGGAGAAGAGGCCATTCTTGAAAAGAATACGGCTATTCAAGAACAGGCTCAGGAGCTCAGAAGTATTCTACAAGAACTCAAAGGCTTTGCACACAATTATAATGAGATGAGCCAAGAAAACAAGACCCTGAAAGAAGAAATCCAAGAGCTTACCAACAAGTTGCGTGACGCAGAAGAGGCCATGAGACGTAACCATGAGACTCTGCAACAAGAAGTGCAGGAGTTAAAAGACATTCAGCAAGAACTTAAGGTTTTTGAGCACAAGTATTACACATTGAAAGAGGAGAATGAGTCCACAAGCAAACAAAGGAACATCCTGAACAAAGAGGTGCAGACTAAGTTAAAGGACTTAGAAATTGAGAACAAGACTTTGCACCAAGAAATAGAAGAACTGACCCTGAACAACACTCTGCAAAAAGAAGTTCAACGGCTAAATAGAAGTCTGAAAGAACAGGAAGTCCTTCCTCTATTGAAGCAAGAAAACCAGTCTTTGggacaaaaaataaatagctTGAAACAGGAGATTCAAGAGATGAACCGAAGGTTTCAAAATGAAAAGGATTCCATGGCACAAGAACACCAGACTTTGCAAAGAGATCTTCAGGAGGCCAAAGAATTTGTGCACAATTATTATATGACGACACAGGAAAATGAgtttataaaccaacaaaatCATGCCCTGAAAGAGGAAGTCAAGGAGCTGAAAACAAAGGTGGGTAAGGGAGAAGAGACCATTCTTGAAAAGAATACGGCTATTCAAGAACAGACTCAGGAGCTCAGAAGTATTGTACAAGAACTCAAAGGCTTTGTACACAATTATAATGAGATGAGCCAAGAAAACAAGACCCTGAAAGAAGAAATCCAGGAGCTTACCAACAAGTTGCGTGACGCAGAAGAGGCCATGAGACGTAACCATGAGACTCTGCAACAAGAAGTGCAGGAGTTAAAAGACATTCAGCAAGAACTTAAGGTTTTTGAGCACAAGTATTACACACTGAAAGAGGAGAATGAGTCCACAAGCAAACAAAAGAACAGCCTGGAACTAGAACTTCAGGAGGCGAAGAACAAGGTCAGACTAGAGAAAGACTTTTGTGCTCGGGAGCAGCTCAAAGCTCGTCAGAAGGAGAAAGCGCTTTGTGATGAAGTGCAGACCCTACAAACTCATCTGAAGTTAAAGATGGAGGAAAATGAGTACTTTCAGAGAGAAATCCAGTCGCTTACTGAGAGTCCTGAGGTGCAAGCCTTTAAAGTCAAGACTGTTGCCGATCAGATCAATGCAGAGCATGTGGGGAAAAACGCCATGCACCAGAAGATATTGACAAAAAGTTGGCTCCTTTACTGGTGTTCCAGTAACTTGTGA